One stretch of Geoalkalibacter ferrihydriticus DSM 17813 DNA includes these proteins:
- a CDS encoding flagellar protein FlgN — translation MASHDPYASLQRLHELILQERAAARGLDMSALNAVVREKEELIQALHEQGSLDAYADDELAGLAERVREENRRNAYLFWTGLNLVRDTMAFFEKQVPPPGYGAAGLMTQTRPGGRLLSGRI, via the coding sequence ATGGCCAGTCATGATCCCTACGCGAGCTTGCAGCGTTTGCATGAGCTGATCCTGCAGGAGCGTGCGGCGGCGCGCGGTCTCGATATGTCGGCGCTCAATGCGGTGGTCCGGGAAAAGGAAGAACTGATTCAGGCCCTGCATGAGCAAGGATCACTGGATGCTTATGCGGATGATGAACTGGCGGGGCTTGCCGAGCGCGTGCGCGAGGAGAACCGGCGTAACGCCTATCTGTTCTGGACCGGACTCAATCTGGTGCGCGACACCATGGCTTTTTTCGAAAAACAGGTGCCGCCGCCGGGCTACGGCGCCGCGGGCCTCATGACTCAGACGCGCCCCGGTGGACGCCTGCTCTCGGGGAGGATCTGA
- the flgK gene encoding flagellar hook-associated protein FlgK: MAGLLSALSAGKTSLRTSQKAVEIAGNNIANVNTPGYSRQVAVFQPVPSLELRGFFIGQGVNINNIAREHDVFLTRQIHDKSGTLGEESARLAPMAELERIFSVAENNLATEIDRFFDSWKELSTNPSGQTERQIVLQRGDLLARSFEDAVTSLTGAQRNINASVESKVTGVNPVLREIADLNLRISTLEISGQTANSDRDRRDMLLEDLSKQLGVTYYEEKGQVSVQLPGGLPLVQGTQAMSIETQMDSALNLQLVLRTGPNTTTDLSTNMLGGEFKGLLSVRDEFIPQRMEELDHLAYSLAYQVNDLHRAGTDLDGQAGLDFFIATPDPPGAAPNPPAVPLAAHEKGFAKSLAVALSDTRQVAAAQGGVPGDPLIGDNRNALALASLADNLQAVDGNDSFIGYFSKITSKVGTEASRGALAAQGMEDAMVQIKNMRDATVGVSLEEEMIDLIQFQKGFEASAKFLAVVDELMESILNLKR, from the coding sequence ATGGCCGGACTCCTCAGCGCCCTCAGCGCCGGCAAGACCAGTTTGCGCACCAGCCAGAAGGCGGTGGAAATCGCCGGCAACAACATCGCCAACGTCAACACCCCGGGTTATTCGCGGCAGGTGGCGGTGTTCCAGCCGGTGCCCTCCTTGGAGTTGCGCGGCTTTTTCATCGGCCAGGGCGTCAATATCAACAATATCGCCCGCGAGCACGACGTTTTTTTGACGCGCCAGATTCACGACAAAAGCGGTACTCTCGGCGAGGAAAGCGCGCGCTTGGCGCCCATGGCCGAGCTGGAGCGTATTTTCAGCGTCGCCGAAAACAATCTGGCCACGGAGATCGACCGTTTTTTCGATTCATGGAAGGAACTTTCCACCAATCCCAGCGGTCAGACCGAGCGTCAGATCGTGCTGCAGCGCGGCGATCTGCTGGCGCGTTCCTTCGAAGACGCTGTCACCAGCCTGACCGGAGCGCAGCGCAACATCAACGCCTCGGTGGAATCCAAGGTGACGGGTGTCAATCCCGTGCTGCGGGAGATTGCCGATCTCAACCTGCGCATCTCCACTTTGGAGATTTCGGGGCAGACCGCCAACTCCGACCGCGACCGGCGCGATATGCTGCTGGAGGATCTTTCCAAGCAGCTCGGCGTCACCTATTACGAAGAAAAAGGCCAGGTCTCGGTCCAATTGCCCGGTGGTTTGCCCCTGGTCCAAGGCACCCAGGCCATGAGCATCGAAACGCAGATGGACAGCGCGCTCAATCTGCAACTGGTGCTGCGCACCGGCCCCAATACCACCACCGACTTGAGTACCAACATGCTCGGCGGGGAATTCAAAGGGCTGCTGAGTGTGCGCGACGAGTTCATCCCGCAGCGCATGGAAGAGCTTGATCACCTGGCCTACAGCCTGGCGTATCAGGTCAACGATCTGCATCGCGCCGGCACCGACCTCGACGGGCAGGCCGGGCTGGATTTCTTCATTGCGACGCCCGACCCGCCGGGAGCGGCACCCAACCCCCCGGCTGTGCCTTTGGCGGCCCATGAAAAGGGTTTCGCCAAGAGCCTGGCCGTGGCCCTGAGCGATACCCGTCAGGTCGCGGCGGCCCAGGGCGGAGTGCCCGGCGACCCGCTCATCGGCGACAACCGCAACGCTTTGGCCCTGGCGTCTCTCGCCGACAATCTGCAGGCCGTGGACGGTAATGACTCTTTCATCGGCTACTTCTCCAAGATTACTTCCAAGGTGGGCACTGAAGCGAGTCGCGGTGCGCTGGCCGCCCAGGGGATGGAGGATGCCATGGTGCAGATCAAAAATATGCGTGACGCCACGGTGGGGGTCTCACTGGAAGAGGAGATGATCGACCTCATTCAGTTCCAGAAGGGTTTCGAGGCCTCGGCGAAATTTCTGGCGGTGGTCGACGAACTGATGGAATCCATCCTGAACCTCAAGAGGTAA
- a CDS encoding FliA/WhiG family RNA polymerase sigma factor, which translates to MNPPDPYFQPQTDIRTRLVEDHLPLVNFLVERMITQVPASLTRDDLASAAMMGLLDAANRYDPSRGILFKTFAEHRMRGAMLDEARRNDWFSRSLREKQTRLTRTLERLEQQLGRSPEEHEVAAALDLDLESYRNLLTEVSHLGCVSLHQTIDEYDEGRSFIDNLPDTDAATPLENVERRELTRELAEHLERLSEKERLVVSLYYYEELTQKEIAEVLSVTEGRVSQLHSQALHKLKARLSSNLKKRR; encoded by the coding sequence ATGAATCCTCCCGATCCCTATTTTCAGCCGCAAACCGATATCCGTACCCGTCTGGTGGAGGATCATCTGCCGCTGGTTAATTTTCTGGTGGAACGCATGATCACCCAGGTGCCGGCTTCGCTGACCCGCGACGATCTGGCCAGCGCCGCCATGATGGGGCTGCTCGATGCGGCCAATCGCTATGACCCGTCTCGCGGCATCCTGTTCAAAACCTTCGCCGAGCATCGGATGCGCGGCGCCATGCTTGACGAGGCGCGCCGCAACGACTGGTTTTCACGCTCCTTGCGGGAAAAGCAGACCCGCCTGACGCGTACCCTGGAGAGGCTTGAGCAGCAACTTGGGCGCTCGCCGGAAGAACACGAAGTCGCCGCCGCCCTGGATCTCGACTTGGAGAGCTACCGCAATCTGCTCACCGAAGTCAGTCATCTGGGCTGTGTCAGTCTGCATCAGACCATCGACGAATACGATGAGGGCCGCAGCTTCATCGACAATCTGCCCGATACCGATGCCGCCACGCCCCTGGAAAACGTCGAGCGTCGCGAGCTGACCCGTGAGTTGGCCGAGCATCTGGAGCGGCTTTCGGAAAAAGAGCGGCTGGTGGTTTCGCTCTACTATTACGAGGAACTCACCCAAAAAGAGATTGCCGAGGTGCTCTCGGTAACCGAGGGGCGGGTTTCGCAGTTGCACAGCCAGGCGCTGCACAAGCTCAAGGCGCGCCTGAGCAGCAATCTCAAGAAGCGGCGCTGA
- the flgL gene encoding flagellar hook-associated protein FlgL: MRATLTTTYRSLLANLSQSTNRLEDLRIQAATGKRMNKPSDDPSAIRPVLDSRGQIRSSERFLRTLGTSADRLGILDTHLDRVDNLMVRTKETLVYAGNGSLSQQDLATLGDQVRLMKDELLAVANANVDGKYLFSGYKENMRPYPTGTPGEFEGDTQLIELEIGPGEKVPVSLSGDAVFGDPGTGKDIWQLFDNMIAALAAGDSGAALAEMDDLDQAADHMRAQRSQMGNIAQRVDNAQLNMADMRIDMMAMLSRYEDADLVETITNMTMQETAFKAALDITSRVSRLSILDYMR, from the coding sequence ATGCGCGCCACTTTGACCACGACTTATCGCAGCTTGCTGGCCAATCTCTCGCAGTCCACCAACCGGCTTGAGGATCTGCGCATTCAAGCGGCGACCGGCAAACGTATGAACAAGCCCTCGGATGATCCTTCGGCGATCCGCCCGGTCCTCGACAGCCGCGGCCAGATCCGCTCCTCCGAACGATTCCTGCGCACCCTGGGCACCTCCGCCGATCGACTGGGGATTCTCGATACACACCTGGACCGGGTCGATAACCTCATGGTGCGCACCAAGGAAACCCTGGTCTACGCCGGCAACGGTAGCCTCTCGCAGCAGGATCTGGCGACCCTGGGCGACCAGGTACGCCTGATGAAGGACGAACTGCTCGCCGTGGCCAACGCCAATGTTGACGGCAAGTATTTGTTTTCCGGCTACAAAGAGAACATGCGGCCCTATCCGACCGGCACACCCGGTGAGTTTGAAGGCGATACCCAGCTTATTGAGCTCGAAATCGGCCCAGGCGAGAAGGTTCCTGTCAGTCTGTCCGGTGACGCCGTGTTCGGTGACCCGGGCACGGGCAAGGACATCTGGCAGCTTTTTGACAACATGATCGCCGCTCTCGCCGCCGGCGACAGCGGCGCCGCCCTGGCGGAGATGGACGATCTCGATCAGGCCGCCGACCATATGCGTGCGCAGCGCTCGCAGATGGGCAACATCGCCCAGCGTGTCGACAATGCCCAGCTCAACATGGCAGACATGCGCATCGACATGATGGCCATGCTCTCGCGTTACGAGGATGCCGACCTGGTTGAAACCATCACCAACATGACCATGCAGGAAACCGCCTTCAAGGCTGCGCTCGACATCACCTCGCGGGTGTCGCGGCTCTCGATTCTCGATTATATGCGCTAG
- a CDS encoding rod-binding protein, giving the protein MSTNIDPRLLVTATLPNAPESSTKNKNPEQLRAACQDFEALFVHAMFKEMRKTIPQDGLLPRGMGEDAFQEMMDWELAQQTSRTSSLGIGEALFRQLGGEGKK; this is encoded by the coding sequence ATGAGCACCAACATCGATCCGCGCCTGCTGGTTACCGCGACTCTGCCCAACGCGCCCGAGTCGTCCACCAAAAACAAGAACCCGGAGCAGCTGCGCGCCGCCTGTCAGGATTTTGAAGCCCTGTTCGTGCACGCCATGTTCAAGGAAATGCGCAAAACCATCCCCCAGGACGGCCTGCTGCCCCGTGGCATGGGTGAAGATGCCTTTCAGGAGATGATGGATTGGGAGCTGGCGCAGCAGACCTCGCGCACCAGCAGTCTGGGCATAGGCGAGGCGTTGTTTCGGCAATTGGGCGGTGAAGGTAAAAAGTAA
- a CDS encoding flagellar basal body L-ring protein FlgH, which produces MKELVWRLAALLLIAALSGGCAGRSGSHMSETGFAPTEVVIVPERPATPGSLWTTSQGGLLYDVKGRYVGDIITVAIFERASASREATTSTGRSSSASAGISRLFGLEKSIGTINSAIDPERLISANYENNFQGSGSTTRREDLVATITTQVVEVLPNGNLRIDGSKNVIVNNEEQVIRLAGIVRPADINAGNVVDSQHILDARIAYTGKGVISDKQRQGWLVRILDTITPF; this is translated from the coding sequence ATGAAAGAACTTGTCTGGCGCCTTGCGGCGCTGTTGCTTATTGCCGCCCTTTCCGGTGGCTGCGCGGGGCGCTCGGGCAGCCATATGTCGGAAACGGGCTTTGCCCCGACTGAGGTGGTCATTGTTCCGGAGCGGCCCGCGACGCCGGGTTCCCTGTGGACCACCAGTCAGGGCGGTTTGCTCTATGACGTCAAGGGTCGCTATGTCGGCGACATCATCACCGTGGCGATTTTCGAGCGGGCCAGCGCCAGCCGCGAAGCGACAACTTCCACCGGGCGCAGCAGCAGCGCCTCGGCCGGCATCTCGCGCCTCTTCGGCCTGGAAAAGTCCATTGGCACCATCAACAGCGCCATCGATCCTGAGCGCCTGATCAGCGCCAACTACGAAAACAACTTCCAGGGGTCGGGTTCCACCACGCGTCGCGAGGACTTGGTAGCGACGATCACCACTCAGGTGGTGGAGGTGCTGCCTAACGGCAACCTGCGCATCGACGGCAGCAAGAACGTCATTGTCAACAACGAAGAGCAGGTCATCCGCCTGGCCGGCATCGTGCGGCCCGCTGACATCAACGCCGGCAATGTGGTCGACTCCCAGCACATTCTCGACGCGCGCATCGCCTACACCGGCAAGGGCGTGATTAGCGACAAGCAGCGCCAGGGCTGGCTGGTGCGCATCCTCGACACCATCACGCCCTTCTAA
- the flgF gene encoding flagellar basal-body rod protein FlgF has translation MSSGVYSALSGARSRMQLLEVVSNNLANAHTAGYKKDRLCFESLIDGARQRSLAKGVNFNRSAEGYTDLSQGLFQATGNPFDVAIDGPGFFKIEGQGGDFYTRQGNFRLDAEGFLVNSSGNRVLGENGPIQLGDEEVRIDEDGRIWAGEVEAGRLAVVEVNDPRALQKRADGLFAPAPETIEVPVLRPNLVQGQIEGSNVNPLQEMTLLMEAHRSFEAYTKMMKIYSDVNSKADELGSLG, from the coding sequence ATGAGTTCAGGTGTGTACAGTGCCCTTTCCGGTGCCCGCTCGCGCATGCAGTTGCTCGAAGTGGTCAGCAACAACCTGGCCAATGCCCACACCGCCGGGTACAAGAAGGACCGGCTGTGCTTTGAGTCCCTCATCGACGGCGCGCGCCAGCGCAGCCTCGCCAAAGGCGTGAACTTCAATCGCAGCGCCGAAGGTTACACCGATCTTTCCCAGGGGCTGTTTCAGGCCACGGGCAACCCTTTTGATGTGGCCATTGATGGTCCGGGTTTTTTCAAGATAGAAGGGCAGGGCGGTGATTTCTACACCCGCCAGGGCAATTTTCGTCTGGATGCCGAAGGTTTCCTGGTCAACAGTAGCGGCAATCGTGTGCTTGGCGAAAATGGTCCCATCCAGCTTGGTGACGAAGAGGTGCGCATCGACGAAGACGGCCGCATCTGGGCTGGCGAAGTCGAGGCGGGACGCTTGGCGGTTGTCGAGGTGAATGATCCGCGCGCGCTGCAAAAACGGGCCGACGGCTTGTTTGCACCGGCTCCCGAAACCATTGAGGTTCCGGTGTTGCGCCCCAATCTGGTTCAGGGACAGATCGAAGGGTCCAACGTCAATCCTCTGCAGGAAATGACCCTGCTGATGGAGGCCCATCGCAGCTTCGAGGCCTATACCAAAATGATGAAAATCTACTCGGACGTCAACAGCAAGGCCGACGAGCTCGGCAGCCTCGGTTGA
- a CDS encoding flagellar basal body P-ring protein FlgI, whose amino-acid sequence MKRFSYVAYILLVLCLCLAPSLSQATRIKDIARLEGVRDNQLVGYGLVVGLNGTGDSQSTQFTVQSLVSMMERLGVSVDRRQVRVDNVAAVMVTAQLPPFAKAGGTIDVLVSSIGDADSLLGGTLLMTPLNGPDGSVYAVAQGPLVVGALAFGGKAATVQKNHPTVGRIPGGALVEREVPLALGAGDILTYRIQNPDFTTISRMSRSINQRFGEGVAAAVDGGSVRVRLPASYSGRLIEFIAAMEELSVTPDTVARVVINEKTGTIVMGDNVRIQRVAVSHGNLNLVISESAQVSQPGPFSEGETVVVPQTGIEVLEEQGNLVVVEPGVSLGDIARALNAIGATPRDLIAIFQAIKASGSLHAELVIL is encoded by the coding sequence ATGAAACGATTTTCATACGTCGCATACATCCTCCTCGTCCTCTGCCTATGCCTGGCCCCCAGTCTCTCCCAGGCCACCCGCATCAAGGACATCGCGCGCCTCGAAGGAGTGCGCGACAACCAGTTGGTGGGTTACGGCCTGGTGGTGGGTCTCAACGGTACCGGCGACAGCCAGAGCACGCAGTTTACCGTGCAGTCGCTGGTGAGCATGATGGAGCGTCTCGGTGTGTCTGTCGATCGCCGTCAGGTACGCGTCGACAATGTCGCGGCGGTCATGGTGACCGCTCAATTGCCGCCCTTTGCCAAAGCCGGCGGCACCATCGACGTGCTGGTTTCCTCCATCGGCGACGCGGACAGCCTGCTTGGCGGTACCCTGCTTATGACGCCTCTCAACGGCCCCGACGGCAGCGTCTATGCGGTGGCCCAGGGACCGCTGGTGGTCGGAGCTCTGGCGTTCGGCGGCAAGGCGGCCACCGTGCAGAAGAATCATCCCACCGTGGGGCGCATCCCCGGCGGAGCCCTTGTCGAGCGTGAGGTGCCCCTGGCCCTGGGTGCGGGAGACATTCTTACCTACCGGATCCAGAATCCCGACTTTACCACCATTTCGCGCATGAGCCGGAGCATCAATCAGCGCTTCGGCGAGGGCGTCGCCGCCGCCGTCGACGGCGGTAGCGTGCGCGTGCGACTTCCGGCGTCTTACAGCGGCCGGCTCATTGAATTCATCGCCGCCATGGAAGAGCTTTCCGTCACTCCCGATACGGTGGCGCGCGTGGTCATTAACGAAAAAACCGGCACCATCGTCATGGGCGACAATGTGCGCATCCAGCGGGTGGCGGTGAGTCACGGCAACCTCAACCTGGTGATCAGCGAATCGGCCCAGGTTTCCCAGCCCGGTCCCTTCTCCGAGGGAGAGACGGTGGTGGTGCCGCAGACCGGCATTGAGGTGCTCGAAGAGCAGGGCAATCTGGTGGTGGTCGAGCCCGGGGTGTCCCTAGGCGATATCGCCCGTGCCCTCAACGCCATCGGCGCCACGCCACGCGACCTCATCGCCATCTTTCAGGCGATCAAGGCGAGCGGCTCCCTGCATGCCGAACTGGTGATTCTCTAA
- a CDS encoding MinD/ParA family protein, translating to MEMLQEREDQAGTLRSLSERFGPARKDVEPRQAARVLSVTSGKGGVGKTAVVSNVALALAQLGKKVLIIDADLGLANIDVVFGLAPQYNLNHFFSGERSLVEIMVEGPAGIKILPAGSGMQTVTRLSSDQKMRFLDELDALHGDFEIVIIDTEAGISENVTYFNVAAQDILVVTTPEPTAITDAYALMKLLSVQYHEKRFNLIVNSVTSSDEALDVYRKLTMVSNRYLDISIDYLGCIPHDKRMRESVRRQRVMVDLFPKTKVSGAFEDIARNLVNGQQQAAPKGSLQFFWRRLLSFGQGA from the coding sequence ATGGAAATGTTGCAGGAACGAGAGGATCAGGCCGGAACCCTCAGATCGCTGAGCGAACGCTTCGGGCCGGCGCGCAAGGACGTTGAGCCGCGTCAGGCGGCGCGCGTACTGTCGGTGACCAGCGGCAAGGGCGGGGTGGGCAAGACCGCGGTGGTGTCCAACGTGGCCCTGGCCCTGGCGCAGCTGGGCAAGAAAGTACTGATCATCGATGCCGATCTAGGCCTGGCCAATATCGACGTGGTCTTCGGCCTGGCGCCGCAATACAACCTCAACCACTTCTTCAGCGGTGAGCGCTCCCTGGTGGAAATCATGGTCGAGGGTCCCGCGGGCATCAAGATTCTTCCCGCCGGCTCGGGCATGCAGACCGTCACGCGCCTGAGTTCCGACCAGAAAATGAGATTTCTCGACGAACTCGACGCTCTCCATGGTGATTTTGAGATCGTCATCATCGATACCGAAGCGGGTATTTCGGAGAATGTCACCTATTTCAACGTCGCCGCCCAGGATATCCTGGTGGTCACCACGCCCGAGCCGACCGCCATTACCGATGCCTATGCGCTGATGAAGCTGCTCTCCGTGCAGTATCACGAAAAGCGCTTCAATCTCATTGTCAACTCGGTGACCAGCAGCGACGAGGCGCTCGATGTCTATCGCAAGCTGACCATGGTATCCAACCGCTACCTGGATATCTCCATCGATTATCTCGGTTGCATCCCTCATGACAAGCGTATGCGCGAATCGGTACGACGCCAGCGGGTGATGGTCGATCTGTTCCCCAAGACCAAGGTCAGCGGCGCCTTCGAGGATATCGCGCGCAATCTGGTTAATGGCCAGCAGCAAGCCGCGCCCAAGGGCAGCCTGCAGTTTTTCTGGCGGCGTCTGCTGTCCTTCGGGCAGGGAGCCTGA
- the flgM gene encoding flagellar biosynthesis anti-sigma factor FlgM, which yields MSIKKIFGNQIVPPPAPARGAQKAGANKAGAARATDKVDFSSVLQQVNKAKESKGMADVQRAEKVAALKAQIASGSYQPDLHKVAASLLKYVTEGGNHGQS from the coding sequence ATGAGTATCAAGAAAATTTTCGGCAATCAGATCGTGCCTCCGCCGGCCCCCGCGCGCGGAGCGCAAAAAGCGGGCGCCAACAAGGCGGGTGCGGCGCGGGCGACGGACAAGGTCGACTTCTCTTCTGTGCTGCAACAGGTCAACAAAGCCAAGGAGTCCAAGGGCATGGCCGATGTGCAACGCGCCGAGAAAGTCGCCGCGCTCAAGGCGCAGATCGCCAGCGGGAGCTATCAGCCTGATCTGCACAAAGTTGCCGCAAGTCTTTTGAAGTATGTCACGGAGGGCGGAAACCATGGCCAGTCATGA
- the flgG gene encoding flagellar basal-body rod protein FlgG, producing MIRALWTAATGMTAQQLNMDVISNNLANVNTAGFKKSRADFQDLLYQTSRTAGAESVEGNEVPTGIQVGLGARAAAVQKVFTVGDLMQTGNDLDVAIEGAGFFRVQLPGGEEAYTRAGAFKKDGTGRLVTSDGYPLLPQIIVPENTTRLAITEDGAVNVFLDGNNQPNQIGDLELAKFSNPAGLHAMGRSLFLETPASGPAVLGTPGLEGFGGLAQGFLEGSNVSVMEEMVSMIATQRAYEINSKAIRSADEMLQMVNNLA from the coding sequence ATGATCAGAGCACTTTGGACCGCAGCGACCGGCATGACCGCCCAGCAGCTCAACATGGACGTCATTTCCAACAATCTGGCCAATGTCAACACCGCGGGCTTCAAGAAGAGCCGCGCCGACTTCCAGGACCTGCTCTACCAGACCAGCCGGACCGCCGGTGCCGAATCGGTGGAAGGCAACGAGGTGCCCACCGGCATTCAGGTCGGCCTCGGTGCGCGCGCCGCAGCTGTGCAGAAGGTCTTCACCGTTGGTGACCTGATGCAGACCGGCAATGATCTGGACGTGGCGATTGAAGGCGCGGGCTTTTTCCGTGTCCAGCTGCCCGGCGGCGAAGAGGCCTACACCCGCGCCGGAGCCTTCAAAAAAGACGGCACCGGACGGCTGGTTACCTCCGACGGCTATCCGTTGTTGCCGCAGATCATTGTTCCCGAAAACACCACGCGCCTGGCCATCACCGAGGACGGTGCGGTCAACGTGTTCCTCGACGGCAACAACCAGCCCAACCAGATCGGGGATCTCGAGCTGGCCAAATTCAGCAATCCCGCCGGGCTCCATGCCATGGGCCGCAGCCTGTTTCTTGAGACCCCGGCCTCGGGTCCCGCAGTACTCGGCACTCCCGGTCTGGAAGGCTTCGGTGGCTTGGCCCAGGGCTTTCTCGAAGGTTCCAACGTCAGCGTCATGGAAGAGATGGTGAGCATGATCGCCACCCAGCGCGCTTACGAAATCAATTCCAAAGCCATTCGTTCTGCCGACGAAATGTTGCAGATGGTCAACAATCTGGCCTGA
- a CDS encoding flagellar assembly protein FliW translates to MNKIIGTRFGDIEYEPDKTLHFPEGLIGFGHLRDFVVMPQRKPGPLFWMQSVEDPALAFILTDPQGFFLDYAVTPDAVELRKLGIDEQDECLVLAVATVPPDRKITLNLAAPILFSPKNNRAVQVILEKTSWQTRTPLPAA, encoded by the coding sequence ATGAATAAAATTATCGGCACCCGCTTCGGCGATATCGAATACGAGCCGGACAAGACCCTGCATTTCCCCGAAGGGCTCATCGGCTTCGGCCATCTGCGCGATTTCGTGGTCATGCCGCAGCGCAAGCCCGGACCCCTGTTCTGGATGCAAAGCGTCGAGGATCCGGCCCTGGCTTTTATCCTGACCGACCCCCAGGGGTTCTTTCTCGACTATGCCGTCACTCCCGATGCTGTTGAGCTGCGCAAACTCGGAATCGACGAACAAGACGAATGCCTGGTGCTGGCGGTGGCCACTGTGCCCCCCGATCGCAAAATTACTCTCAATCTGGCCGCGCCCATCCTGTTTTCGCCGAAAAACAATCGGGCCGTTCAGGTGATTCTCGAAAAAACTTCCTGGCAGACCCGCACACCCCTGCCGGCGGCTTGA
- the csrA gene encoding carbon storage regulator CsrA has translation MLVLTRKAGEGIVIGEDIRITVVEIKGGAIRIGIDAPADKKIYRQEIFERICRENQEATQWNPSDLDALSESLQKRRRP, from the coding sequence ATGCTGGTACTGACCCGCAAGGCCGGAGAAGGAATCGTTATCGGTGAGGACATCCGGATCACCGTGGTCGAAATCAAGGGGGGCGCGATCCGTATCGGCATCGATGCTCCCGCCGACAAAAAAATCTACCGGCAGGAAATCTTTGAGCGCATCTGCCGTGAAAATCAGGAGGCCACACAGTGGAACCCGTCCGATCTGGATGCCTTGAGCGAGAGCCTGCAGAAGCGCAGGCGCCCATGA
- the flgA gene encoding flagellar basal body P-ring formation chaperone FlgA: MKPLITTIFLCLVLLSGAAFAVASAPAKGTYIGPEQIRALLEDYLEEKRGLLPQGEIRIRTLDVNNSFTLPPGRVSHEIIPSDPQILTSRRFTFIFQVDGRTQHNQSYRVVLEALAPVAVAALDLSRGVTLTERDINFVEMDLARVRNPAFSAEELVGKVLRRTVRLGDVLDRSFVEEPSLVRRGEVVTIIAKRGALQLNATGVARDEGKLGDTIRIRNSASQKEILCEVVAPATVTVEF, translated from the coding sequence ATGAAACCTTTGATAACCACCATTTTTCTGTGCCTGGTGCTGCTGAGCGGCGCCGCTTTCGCCGTCGCCTCCGCACCCGCCAAGGGCACCTACATCGGGCCTGAGCAGATCCGCGCATTGCTTGAGGACTACCTTGAGGAGAAGCGGGGTTTGCTGCCCCAGGGCGAGATCCGCATCCGAACCCTTGACGTCAACAACAGCTTCACCCTGCCCCCGGGGCGGGTGAGCCACGAGATCATTCCCTCGGATCCGCAGATTCTCACCAGTCGCCGCTTTACCTTCATTTTCCAGGTGGATGGGCGTACTCAGCACAACCAGTCCTACCGTGTCGTGCTAGAAGCCCTCGCCCCGGTGGCGGTGGCTGCGCTGGACCTGTCACGCGGGGTGACCCTGACCGAGCGCGACATCAACTTTGTCGAGATGGATCTGGCGCGGGTGCGCAATCCGGCATTTTCCGCCGAGGAGCTGGTTGGAAAAGTGCTGCGGCGCACGGTGCGCCTGGGTGATGTTCTTGACCGCAGCTTCGTTGAGGAGCCCTCCCTGGTGCGGCGCGGCGAGGTGGTGACCATCATCGCCAAGCGCGGCGCCCTGCAGTTGAACGCAACGGGCGTGGCACGCGACGAGGGCAAGTTGGGCGATACCATCCGCATTCGCAACAGTGCTTCGCAGAAGGAAATCCTCTGCGAGGTGGTGGCTCCGGCCACCGTCACGGTGGAGTTTTGA